From Carassius gibelio isolate Cgi1373 ecotype wild population from Czech Republic chromosome B23, carGib1.2-hapl.c, whole genome shotgun sequence, the proteins below share one genomic window:
- the atp13a2 gene encoding cation-transporting ATPase 13A2 isoform X2: MDSAGSCGPGLDGATSPDTEPLIKDPRPEELIAVSHMDVQGYKWVCWKVWLCRFGAVCSLGLLLVLFNWRPRLGILARCKSCPISMADVLLLKDRYGQEFVVDVLTEEIEEGSLEFAVVEADENEWRDTVQLHSEKKTLLRYYVFEGMRYIWIARKGAFCKASILNEGWSCADLHDRQQGLSKADQSTRKQIFGANIIDVPVKSYLQLLFEEVLNPFYIFQVFSIILWMSDRYYYYAACILIISLISIGVSLYEIRKQSTTLRRMARMIVNVTVRRDAGEECVSSEELVPGDCIVIPSEGLLLPCDAALLAGECMVNESMLTGESIPVMKTPLSVSEATYSPESQRRHTLFCGTQLIQAKGGGSAGIGAIAVVTRTGFFTAKGDLISSILYPQPLDFRFYKDAMKFLLFLGIVALVGTIYSIVILSKSNTTWQELVIRSLDIVTIIVPPALPAAITTATIYAQNRLKRHGVFCISPPRINICGKTSLFCFDKTGTLTEEGLDVWGVMEVSGAGFSELVPDPRSFSPGLMLSALASCHSLALLGGQALGDPLELKMIESTGWELTEPENEMGLDSEFGKHRVLAVMRPPASELPSQGNSVSQPVAIVRRFPFSSSLQRMSVVTVGPGGASPVAFLKGAPEMVASFCRRENLPSHFSPILREYASQGFRVLGFAYKHLTKETDLSTVERVEVEKDMNFLGLLVMKNQLKPESAEVIRTLKLAQIRPVMVTGDNILTAVNVARACGMVLSHEKVIFVHASPPTASSMASLQFHQGDGAAAATDNTQETIDIPAQGLYQNGAGYHLAINGMSFAALCDHFPEYLPKILMRGTVYARMTPEQKTQLVKALQKLNYRVGMCGDGANDCGALRAADVGVSLSEAEASVASPFTSKSNNISCVPLLIKEGRCSLVTSFSLFKYMALYSLIQFASVLILYTEKTNLGDLQFLFFDLFLVTVLAIVMGRGGPSDELHPQRPAASLLSLPVLSSLLLHTVLLILAQVSALLITVSQDWYVPLNSTVTGAANLPNMENTSIFALSGFQYIIMSIVITKGYPYKKPLCYNFLFVGVLLVFFSLMSWLVLFNHTIIHQVLKLYDINDMNYKLLLVAVAALNFFICYMLEILIDRGALNRLRNLRGKRMSKKQYKRLDAQLAETPSWPPLNQPLFPAQCSVIGVS; this comes from the exons ATGGATTCAGCAG GGAGCTGTGGTCCGGGGCTGGATGGGGCGACCTCCCCAGACACAGAACCGCTCATAAAGGATCCAAGACCCGAGGAGCTCATTGCCGTCTCACATATG GACGTTCAGGGGTACAAATGGGTGTGCTGGAAGGTGTGGTTGTGCCGTTTTGGGGCGGTATGTTCTTTAGGCCTGCTGTTAGTGCTCTTCAACTGGCGCCCTCgcctcggcatcctggcccgcTGCAAATCCTGCCCCATTTCAATGGCAGATGTTTTACTATTAAAG GACCGATATGGACAGGAGTTTGTTGTAGATGTGCTTACAGAGGAGATTGAGGAAGGCAG TTTGGAGTTTGCAGTAGTAGAAGCAGATGAGAACGAATGGAGAGACACTGTGCAGCTACACAGTGAAAAG AAAACATTGCTCAGATACTATGTGTTTGAGGGCATGCGCTACATATGGATTGCCAGAAAAGGAGCCTTTTGCAAAGCGAG CATTCTCAATGAAGGCTGGTCCTGCGCTGACCTGCATGACCGACAGCAAGGACTGAGTAAAGCCGACCAAAGCACAAG AAAGCAGATTTTTGGGGCCAATATTATTGATGTACCTGTGAAGTCTTATTTGCAACTTCTCTTTGAGGAG gttctcaATCCATTCTACATATTTCAGGTGTTCAGCATCATCCTGTGGATGTCAGACAGATACTATTATTATGCTGCTTGTATTCTAATCATATCATTAATTTCAATTGGCGTGTCCCTCTATGAGATCCGTAAG CAAAGCACCACTCTCCGCCGCATGGCCCGGATGATAGTGAACGTGACCGTGCGCAGAGACGCGGGAG agGAGTGTGTGAGCTCTGAGGAGCTGGTTCCAGGGGACTGTATTGTGATTCCATCCGAGGGTTTGCTTCTGCCCTGTGATGCCGCCCTGCTGGCAGGGGAGTGCATGGTGAACGAAAGCATGCTGACTG GTGAGAGCATACCAGTGATGAAGACGCCATTGTCTGTGTCTGAAGCCACATACAGTCCAGAGTCTCAACGCAGACACACTTTGTTTTGCGGCACACAACTCATCCAGGCTAAAGGAGGCGGGTCTGCTGGGATTGGGGCCATTGCTGTTGTAACACGCACAG GCTTTTTTACTGCCAAAGGAGACCTTATTAGTTCTATCCTTTACCCTCAGCCATTAGACTTCCGCTTCTACAAGGATGCAATGAAGTTCCTACTATTTCTAGGAATTGTGG CTCTGGTCGGCACGATTTATAGCATTGTGATACTTTCAAAGAGCAAT ACAACCTGGCAAGAGCTAGTCATCCGGTCTCTGGATATTGTGACAATAATAGTCCCACCTGCTCTTCCTGCTGCTATAACTACAGCCACTATCTATGCCCAGAATCGGCTGAAGCGTCATGGGGTGTTCTGCATCAGCCCACCTCGTATTAATATCTGTGGCAAGACATCACTTTTCTGTTTTGATAAG ACTGGTACTCTTACAGAGGAGGGTCTGGACGTATGGGGCGTGATGGAAGTGAGTGGAGCAGGATTTAGTGAGCTGGTCCCTGaccctcgctctttctctcctggACTCATGCTCTCTGCACTTGCCTCCTGCCATTCTTTGGCTTTGCTGGGGGGTCAAGCACTCGGAGACCCACTAGAGCTCAAAATGATAGAATCCACCGGATGG GAACTGACAGAGCCAGAGAATGAGATGGGACTTGACTCTGAATTTGGCAAACACAGAGTGCTAGCAGTGATGAGACCTCCTGCATCTGAGCTCCCATCGCAAGGAAAT tcagtcagtcagccaGTGGCAATCGTACGGCGATTCCCGTTTTCCTCTTCTTTGCAAAGGATGAGTGTGGTGACCGTTGGTCCAGGTGGAGCTTCTCCTGTTGCATTCCTTAAAGGAGCACCTGAAATGGTTGCCAGCTTCTGCCGTAGAGAAAATT TGCCTTCTCATTTTTCACCCATTCTCCGGGAGTATGCCAGCCAGGGCTTCAGGGTCCTTGGATTTGCCTACAAGCACCTCACTAAGGAGACCGACCTAAGCACTGTTGAAAG GGTGGAGGTGGAGAAAGACATGAACTTCCTGGGTCTGTTAGTAATGAAGAACCAGCTGAAGCCAGAGAGTGCAGAAGTTATTCGCACTCTTAAACTGGCACAAATACGGCCTGTTATGGTTACAG GTGACAATATTCTCACTGCTGTGAATGTAGCACGTGCGTGTGGAATGGTGCTGTCACATGAGAAGGTTATTTTTGTTCATGCATCGCCCCCTACTGCCAGTTCAATGGCCTCACTGCAGTTTCATCAAGGAGATGGTGCAGCAGCAGCCACTGATAATACTCAGGAGACTATTGATATTCCAGCACAG GGTCTCTATCAGAACGGTGCTGGCTATCATTTGGCTATAAATGGGATGTCCTTTGCAGCACTTTGTGATCATTTTCCTGAATATCTGCCCAAG ATTCTGATGAGAGGAACAGTGTACGCCCGCATGACCCCAGAACAGAAAACCCAGCTGGTAAAAGCACTGCAGAAACTCAA TTACAGGGTGGGCATGTGTGGTGATGGTGCCAATGACTGTGGAGCACTGAGGGCTGCTGATGTCGGTGTGTCGTtgtctgaggctgaggcctccgtgGCGTCTCCTTTCACATCCAAGTCTAACAACATTAGCTGCGTGCCTCTACTCATCAA GGAAGGCAGGTGTTCACTGGTGACATCATTCAGTCTTTTCAAGTACATGGCTTTGTACAGTCTGATCCAGTTTGCCTCTGTACTTATTCTCTACACT GAGAAAACAAACTTGGGAGACTTGCAGTTCCtcttctttgatttatttttggtgACCGTTTTGGCTATAGTGATGGGACGGGGAGGTCCCAGCGATGAGCTCCATCCCCAGCGACCCGCTGCCAGTCTTCTGTCTCTCCCAGTCCTGTCTAGTTTACTGCTGCACACTGTGCTGCTGATCCTAGCCCAGGTGTCTGCTCTGCTTATCACTGTGTCACAAGACTG GTATGTGCCTCTAAATTCCACTGTGACGGGGGCTGCGAACTTGCCCAACATGGAGAACACGAGCATATTTGCCTTATCGGGATTCCAGTATATCATCATGTCTATTGTGATAACCAAAGGATATCCTTACAAAAAACCACTCTGTTACAATT ttTTGTTTGTAGGTGTACTGCTGGTTTTCTTTTCACTTATGAGCTGGCTGGTTCTGTTCAATCACACCATCATCCATCAAGTGCTGAAACTCTATGACATCAACGATATGAACTATAAACTACTGCTGGTGGCTGTGGCTGCACTCAACTTCTTCATATGCTACATGCTTGAG ATTCTTATTGACCGAGGTGCCTTGAACCGCCTTCGCAACCTCAGAGGAAAACGCATGTCCAAAAAGCAGTACAAACGTCTGGATGCCCAGCTTGCAGAAACCCCTTCATGGCCGCCCCTGAACCAACCCTTGTTCCCAGCACAGTGCTCCGTCATCGGTGTTAGCTAA
- the atp13a2 gene encoding cation-transporting ATPase 13A2 isoform X3, with translation MDVQGYKWVCWKVWLCRFGAVCSLGLLLVLFNWRPRLGILARCKSCPISMADVLLLKDRYGQEFVVDVLTEEIEEGSLEFAVVEADENEWRDTVQLHSEKKTLLRYYVFEGMRYIWIARKGAFCKASILNEGWSCADLHDRQQGLSKADQSTRKQIFGANIIDVPVKSYLQLLFEEVLNPFYIFQVFSIILWMSDRYYYYAACILIISLISIGVSLYEIRKQSTTLRRMARMIVNVTVRRDAGEECVSSEELVPGDCIVIPSEGLLLPCDAALLAGECMVNESMLTGESIPVMKTPLSVSEATYSPESQRRHTLFCGTQLIQAKGGGSAGIGAIAVVTRTGFFTAKGDLISSILYPQPLDFRFYKDAMKFLLFLGIVALVGTIYSIVILSKSNTTWQELVIRSLDIVTIIVPPALPAAITTATIYAQNRLKRHGVFCISPPRINICGKTSLFCFDKTGTLTEEGLDVWGVMEVSGAGFSELVPDPRSFSPGLMLSALASCHSLALLGGQALGDPLELKMIESTGWELTEPENEMGLDSEFGKHRVLAVMRPPASELPSQGNSVSQPVAIVRRFPFSSSLQRMSVVTVGPGGASPVAFLKGAPEMVASFCRRENLPSHFSPILREYASQGFRVLGFAYKHLTKETDLSTVERVEVEKDMNFLGLLVMKNQLKPESAEVIRTLKLAQIRPVMVTGDNILTAVNVARACGMVLSHEKVIFVHASPPTASSMASLQFHQGDGAAAATDNTQETIDIPAQGLYQNGAGYHLAINGMSFAALCDHFPEYLPKILMRGTVYARMTPEQKTQLVKALQKLNYRVGMCGDGANDCGALRAADVGVSLSEAEASVASPFTSKSNNISCVPLLIKEGRCSLVTSFSLFKYMALYSLIQFASVLILYTEKTNLGDLQFLFFDLFLVTVLAIVMGRGGPSDELHPQRPAASLLSLPVLSSLLLHTVLLILAQVSALLITVSQDWYVPLNSTVTGAANLPNMENTSIFALSGFQYIIMSIVITKGYPYKKPLCYNFLFVGVLLVFFSLMSWLVLFNHTIIHQVLKLYDINDMNYKLLLVAVAALNFFICYMLEILIDRGALNRLRNLRGKRMSKKQYKRLDAQLAETPSWPPLNQPLFPAQCSVIGVS, from the exons ATG GACGTTCAGGGGTACAAATGGGTGTGCTGGAAGGTGTGGTTGTGCCGTTTTGGGGCGGTATGTTCTTTAGGCCTGCTGTTAGTGCTCTTCAACTGGCGCCCTCgcctcggcatcctggcccgcTGCAAATCCTGCCCCATTTCAATGGCAGATGTTTTACTATTAAAG GACCGATATGGACAGGAGTTTGTTGTAGATGTGCTTACAGAGGAGATTGAGGAAGGCAG TTTGGAGTTTGCAGTAGTAGAAGCAGATGAGAACGAATGGAGAGACACTGTGCAGCTACACAGTGAAAAG AAAACATTGCTCAGATACTATGTGTTTGAGGGCATGCGCTACATATGGATTGCCAGAAAAGGAGCCTTTTGCAAAGCGAG CATTCTCAATGAAGGCTGGTCCTGCGCTGACCTGCATGACCGACAGCAAGGACTGAGTAAAGCCGACCAAAGCACAAG AAAGCAGATTTTTGGGGCCAATATTATTGATGTACCTGTGAAGTCTTATTTGCAACTTCTCTTTGAGGAG gttctcaATCCATTCTACATATTTCAGGTGTTCAGCATCATCCTGTGGATGTCAGACAGATACTATTATTATGCTGCTTGTATTCTAATCATATCATTAATTTCAATTGGCGTGTCCCTCTATGAGATCCGTAAG CAAAGCACCACTCTCCGCCGCATGGCCCGGATGATAGTGAACGTGACCGTGCGCAGAGACGCGGGAG agGAGTGTGTGAGCTCTGAGGAGCTGGTTCCAGGGGACTGTATTGTGATTCCATCCGAGGGTTTGCTTCTGCCCTGTGATGCCGCCCTGCTGGCAGGGGAGTGCATGGTGAACGAAAGCATGCTGACTG GTGAGAGCATACCAGTGATGAAGACGCCATTGTCTGTGTCTGAAGCCACATACAGTCCAGAGTCTCAACGCAGACACACTTTGTTTTGCGGCACACAACTCATCCAGGCTAAAGGAGGCGGGTCTGCTGGGATTGGGGCCATTGCTGTTGTAACACGCACAG GCTTTTTTACTGCCAAAGGAGACCTTATTAGTTCTATCCTTTACCCTCAGCCATTAGACTTCCGCTTCTACAAGGATGCAATGAAGTTCCTACTATTTCTAGGAATTGTGG CTCTGGTCGGCACGATTTATAGCATTGTGATACTTTCAAAGAGCAAT ACAACCTGGCAAGAGCTAGTCATCCGGTCTCTGGATATTGTGACAATAATAGTCCCACCTGCTCTTCCTGCTGCTATAACTACAGCCACTATCTATGCCCAGAATCGGCTGAAGCGTCATGGGGTGTTCTGCATCAGCCCACCTCGTATTAATATCTGTGGCAAGACATCACTTTTCTGTTTTGATAAG ACTGGTACTCTTACAGAGGAGGGTCTGGACGTATGGGGCGTGATGGAAGTGAGTGGAGCAGGATTTAGTGAGCTGGTCCCTGaccctcgctctttctctcctggACTCATGCTCTCTGCACTTGCCTCCTGCCATTCTTTGGCTTTGCTGGGGGGTCAAGCACTCGGAGACCCACTAGAGCTCAAAATGATAGAATCCACCGGATGG GAACTGACAGAGCCAGAGAATGAGATGGGACTTGACTCTGAATTTGGCAAACACAGAGTGCTAGCAGTGATGAGACCTCCTGCATCTGAGCTCCCATCGCAAGGAAAT tcagtcagtcagccaGTGGCAATCGTACGGCGATTCCCGTTTTCCTCTTCTTTGCAAAGGATGAGTGTGGTGACCGTTGGTCCAGGTGGAGCTTCTCCTGTTGCATTCCTTAAAGGAGCACCTGAAATGGTTGCCAGCTTCTGCCGTAGAGAAAATT TGCCTTCTCATTTTTCACCCATTCTCCGGGAGTATGCCAGCCAGGGCTTCAGGGTCCTTGGATTTGCCTACAAGCACCTCACTAAGGAGACCGACCTAAGCACTGTTGAAAG GGTGGAGGTGGAGAAAGACATGAACTTCCTGGGTCTGTTAGTAATGAAGAACCAGCTGAAGCCAGAGAGTGCAGAAGTTATTCGCACTCTTAAACTGGCACAAATACGGCCTGTTATGGTTACAG GTGACAATATTCTCACTGCTGTGAATGTAGCACGTGCGTGTGGAATGGTGCTGTCACATGAGAAGGTTATTTTTGTTCATGCATCGCCCCCTACTGCCAGTTCAATGGCCTCACTGCAGTTTCATCAAGGAGATGGTGCAGCAGCAGCCACTGATAATACTCAGGAGACTATTGATATTCCAGCACAG GGTCTCTATCAGAACGGTGCTGGCTATCATTTGGCTATAAATGGGATGTCCTTTGCAGCACTTTGTGATCATTTTCCTGAATATCTGCCCAAG ATTCTGATGAGAGGAACAGTGTACGCCCGCATGACCCCAGAACAGAAAACCCAGCTGGTAAAAGCACTGCAGAAACTCAA TTACAGGGTGGGCATGTGTGGTGATGGTGCCAATGACTGTGGAGCACTGAGGGCTGCTGATGTCGGTGTGTCGTtgtctgaggctgaggcctccgtgGCGTCTCCTTTCACATCCAAGTCTAACAACATTAGCTGCGTGCCTCTACTCATCAA GGAAGGCAGGTGTTCACTGGTGACATCATTCAGTCTTTTCAAGTACATGGCTTTGTACAGTCTGATCCAGTTTGCCTCTGTACTTATTCTCTACACT GAGAAAACAAACTTGGGAGACTTGCAGTTCCtcttctttgatttatttttggtgACCGTTTTGGCTATAGTGATGGGACGGGGAGGTCCCAGCGATGAGCTCCATCCCCAGCGACCCGCTGCCAGTCTTCTGTCTCTCCCAGTCCTGTCTAGTTTACTGCTGCACACTGTGCTGCTGATCCTAGCCCAGGTGTCTGCTCTGCTTATCACTGTGTCACAAGACTG GTATGTGCCTCTAAATTCCACTGTGACGGGGGCTGCGAACTTGCCCAACATGGAGAACACGAGCATATTTGCCTTATCGGGATTCCAGTATATCATCATGTCTATTGTGATAACCAAAGGATATCCTTACAAAAAACCACTCTGTTACAATT ttTTGTTTGTAGGTGTACTGCTGGTTTTCTTTTCACTTATGAGCTGGCTGGTTCTGTTCAATCACACCATCATCCATCAAGTGCTGAAACTCTATGACATCAACGATATGAACTATAAACTACTGCTGGTGGCTGTGGCTGCACTCAACTTCTTCATATGCTACATGCTTGAG ATTCTTATTGACCGAGGTGCCTTGAACCGCCTTCGCAACCTCAGAGGAAAACGCATGTCCAAAAAGCAGTACAAACGTCTGGATGCCCAGCTTGCAGAAACCCCTTCATGGCCGCCCCTGAACCAACCCTTGTTCCCAGCACAGTGCTCCGTCATCGGTGTTAGCTAA
- the atp13a2 gene encoding cation-transporting ATPase 13A2 isoform X1, translating to MDSAGMGSCGPGLDGATSPDTEPLIKDPRPEELIAVSHMDVQGYKWVCWKVWLCRFGAVCSLGLLLVLFNWRPRLGILARCKSCPISMADVLLLKDRYGQEFVVDVLTEEIEEGSLEFAVVEADENEWRDTVQLHSEKKTLLRYYVFEGMRYIWIARKGAFCKASILNEGWSCADLHDRQQGLSKADQSTRKQIFGANIIDVPVKSYLQLLFEEVLNPFYIFQVFSIILWMSDRYYYYAACILIISLISIGVSLYEIRKQSTTLRRMARMIVNVTVRRDAGEECVSSEELVPGDCIVIPSEGLLLPCDAALLAGECMVNESMLTGESIPVMKTPLSVSEATYSPESQRRHTLFCGTQLIQAKGGGSAGIGAIAVVTRTGFFTAKGDLISSILYPQPLDFRFYKDAMKFLLFLGIVALVGTIYSIVILSKSNTTWQELVIRSLDIVTIIVPPALPAAITTATIYAQNRLKRHGVFCISPPRINICGKTSLFCFDKTGTLTEEGLDVWGVMEVSGAGFSELVPDPRSFSPGLMLSALASCHSLALLGGQALGDPLELKMIESTGWELTEPENEMGLDSEFGKHRVLAVMRPPASELPSQGNSVSQPVAIVRRFPFSSSLQRMSVVTVGPGGASPVAFLKGAPEMVASFCRRENLPSHFSPILREYASQGFRVLGFAYKHLTKETDLSTVERVEVEKDMNFLGLLVMKNQLKPESAEVIRTLKLAQIRPVMVTGDNILTAVNVARACGMVLSHEKVIFVHASPPTASSMASLQFHQGDGAAAATDNTQETIDIPAQGLYQNGAGYHLAINGMSFAALCDHFPEYLPKILMRGTVYARMTPEQKTQLVKALQKLNYRVGMCGDGANDCGALRAADVGVSLSEAEASVASPFTSKSNNISCVPLLIKEGRCSLVTSFSLFKYMALYSLIQFASVLILYTEKTNLGDLQFLFFDLFLVTVLAIVMGRGGPSDELHPQRPAASLLSLPVLSSLLLHTVLLILAQVSALLITVSQDWYVPLNSTVTGAANLPNMENTSIFALSGFQYIIMSIVITKGYPYKKPLCYNFLFVGVLLVFFSLMSWLVLFNHTIIHQVLKLYDINDMNYKLLLVAVAALNFFICYMLEILIDRGALNRLRNLRGKRMSKKQYKRLDAQLAETPSWPPLNQPLFPAQCSVIGVS from the exons ATGGATTCAGCAGGTATGG GGAGCTGTGGTCCGGGGCTGGATGGGGCGACCTCCCCAGACACAGAACCGCTCATAAAGGATCCAAGACCCGAGGAGCTCATTGCCGTCTCACATATG GACGTTCAGGGGTACAAATGGGTGTGCTGGAAGGTGTGGTTGTGCCGTTTTGGGGCGGTATGTTCTTTAGGCCTGCTGTTAGTGCTCTTCAACTGGCGCCCTCgcctcggcatcctggcccgcTGCAAATCCTGCCCCATTTCAATGGCAGATGTTTTACTATTAAAG GACCGATATGGACAGGAGTTTGTTGTAGATGTGCTTACAGAGGAGATTGAGGAAGGCAG TTTGGAGTTTGCAGTAGTAGAAGCAGATGAGAACGAATGGAGAGACACTGTGCAGCTACACAGTGAAAAG AAAACATTGCTCAGATACTATGTGTTTGAGGGCATGCGCTACATATGGATTGCCAGAAAAGGAGCCTTTTGCAAAGCGAG CATTCTCAATGAAGGCTGGTCCTGCGCTGACCTGCATGACCGACAGCAAGGACTGAGTAAAGCCGACCAAAGCACAAG AAAGCAGATTTTTGGGGCCAATATTATTGATGTACCTGTGAAGTCTTATTTGCAACTTCTCTTTGAGGAG gttctcaATCCATTCTACATATTTCAGGTGTTCAGCATCATCCTGTGGATGTCAGACAGATACTATTATTATGCTGCTTGTATTCTAATCATATCATTAATTTCAATTGGCGTGTCCCTCTATGAGATCCGTAAG CAAAGCACCACTCTCCGCCGCATGGCCCGGATGATAGTGAACGTGACCGTGCGCAGAGACGCGGGAG agGAGTGTGTGAGCTCTGAGGAGCTGGTTCCAGGGGACTGTATTGTGATTCCATCCGAGGGTTTGCTTCTGCCCTGTGATGCCGCCCTGCTGGCAGGGGAGTGCATGGTGAACGAAAGCATGCTGACTG GTGAGAGCATACCAGTGATGAAGACGCCATTGTCTGTGTCTGAAGCCACATACAGTCCAGAGTCTCAACGCAGACACACTTTGTTTTGCGGCACACAACTCATCCAGGCTAAAGGAGGCGGGTCTGCTGGGATTGGGGCCATTGCTGTTGTAACACGCACAG GCTTTTTTACTGCCAAAGGAGACCTTATTAGTTCTATCCTTTACCCTCAGCCATTAGACTTCCGCTTCTACAAGGATGCAATGAAGTTCCTACTATTTCTAGGAATTGTGG CTCTGGTCGGCACGATTTATAGCATTGTGATACTTTCAAAGAGCAAT ACAACCTGGCAAGAGCTAGTCATCCGGTCTCTGGATATTGTGACAATAATAGTCCCACCTGCTCTTCCTGCTGCTATAACTACAGCCACTATCTATGCCCAGAATCGGCTGAAGCGTCATGGGGTGTTCTGCATCAGCCCACCTCGTATTAATATCTGTGGCAAGACATCACTTTTCTGTTTTGATAAG ACTGGTACTCTTACAGAGGAGGGTCTGGACGTATGGGGCGTGATGGAAGTGAGTGGAGCAGGATTTAGTGAGCTGGTCCCTGaccctcgctctttctctcctggACTCATGCTCTCTGCACTTGCCTCCTGCCATTCTTTGGCTTTGCTGGGGGGTCAAGCACTCGGAGACCCACTAGAGCTCAAAATGATAGAATCCACCGGATGG GAACTGACAGAGCCAGAGAATGAGATGGGACTTGACTCTGAATTTGGCAAACACAGAGTGCTAGCAGTGATGAGACCTCCTGCATCTGAGCTCCCATCGCAAGGAAAT tcagtcagtcagccaGTGGCAATCGTACGGCGATTCCCGTTTTCCTCTTCTTTGCAAAGGATGAGTGTGGTGACCGTTGGTCCAGGTGGAGCTTCTCCTGTTGCATTCCTTAAAGGAGCACCTGAAATGGTTGCCAGCTTCTGCCGTAGAGAAAATT TGCCTTCTCATTTTTCACCCATTCTCCGGGAGTATGCCAGCCAGGGCTTCAGGGTCCTTGGATTTGCCTACAAGCACCTCACTAAGGAGACCGACCTAAGCACTGTTGAAAG GGTGGAGGTGGAGAAAGACATGAACTTCCTGGGTCTGTTAGTAATGAAGAACCAGCTGAAGCCAGAGAGTGCAGAAGTTATTCGCACTCTTAAACTGGCACAAATACGGCCTGTTATGGTTACAG GTGACAATATTCTCACTGCTGTGAATGTAGCACGTGCGTGTGGAATGGTGCTGTCACATGAGAAGGTTATTTTTGTTCATGCATCGCCCCCTACTGCCAGTTCAATGGCCTCACTGCAGTTTCATCAAGGAGATGGTGCAGCAGCAGCCACTGATAATACTCAGGAGACTATTGATATTCCAGCACAG GGTCTCTATCAGAACGGTGCTGGCTATCATTTGGCTATAAATGGGATGTCCTTTGCAGCACTTTGTGATCATTTTCCTGAATATCTGCCCAAG ATTCTGATGAGAGGAACAGTGTACGCCCGCATGACCCCAGAACAGAAAACCCAGCTGGTAAAAGCACTGCAGAAACTCAA TTACAGGGTGGGCATGTGTGGTGATGGTGCCAATGACTGTGGAGCACTGAGGGCTGCTGATGTCGGTGTGTCGTtgtctgaggctgaggcctccgtgGCGTCTCCTTTCACATCCAAGTCTAACAACATTAGCTGCGTGCCTCTACTCATCAA GGAAGGCAGGTGTTCACTGGTGACATCATTCAGTCTTTTCAAGTACATGGCTTTGTACAGTCTGATCCAGTTTGCCTCTGTACTTATTCTCTACACT GAGAAAACAAACTTGGGAGACTTGCAGTTCCtcttctttgatttatttttggtgACCGTTTTGGCTATAGTGATGGGACGGGGAGGTCCCAGCGATGAGCTCCATCCCCAGCGACCCGCTGCCAGTCTTCTGTCTCTCCCAGTCCTGTCTAGTTTACTGCTGCACACTGTGCTGCTGATCCTAGCCCAGGTGTCTGCTCTGCTTATCACTGTGTCACAAGACTG GTATGTGCCTCTAAATTCCACTGTGACGGGGGCTGCGAACTTGCCCAACATGGAGAACACGAGCATATTTGCCTTATCGGGATTCCAGTATATCATCATGTCTATTGTGATAACCAAAGGATATCCTTACAAAAAACCACTCTGTTACAATT ttTTGTTTGTAGGTGTACTGCTGGTTTTCTTTTCACTTATGAGCTGGCTGGTTCTGTTCAATCACACCATCATCCATCAAGTGCTGAAACTCTATGACATCAACGATATGAACTATAAACTACTGCTGGTGGCTGTGGCTGCACTCAACTTCTTCATATGCTACATGCTTGAG ATTCTTATTGACCGAGGTGCCTTGAACCGCCTTCGCAACCTCAGAGGAAAACGCATGTCCAAAAAGCAGTACAAACGTCTGGATGCCCAGCTTGCAGAAACCCCTTCATGGCCGCCCCTGAACCAACCCTTGTTCCCAGCACAGTGCTCCGTCATCGGTGTTAGCTAA